In Paenibacillus sp. FSL M7-0420, a single genomic region encodes these proteins:
- a CDS encoding radical SAM protein, with amino-acid sequence MVLSEHILSVLRAKNVPSHVQIELTKRCNWRCKFCYAECDEDDGLDTATLFTLLDDLKRIGTIEINFTGGEPLLKRRCIEIFERAKSIGFGLSLNTNGSLINEKNYRQFSELFSRIEISLHSGIESEHDQIVQRTGAWKKTVHAIKLLTEANVKVLMKCVLTQETLNSLNSLNLLSKSLGVELVVDYNITSTYSGNTKPLQYKLTNEQISKLIETDKSVVYKVSDDYIEENYKKRKLSDGICRAGRTSAFIDAEGNVFPCIIFKDTSVPENSGGYTENIRTKPFENIWRDNSLFHEIRTLSAADFDKCLSCEIDND; translated from the coding sequence ATGGTATTAAGTGAGCATATTCTCAGTGTATTGCGGGCTAAAAACGTACCTAGTCATGTTCAAATTGAATTAACCAAAAGATGCAACTGGAGATGCAAGTTTTGTTATGCCGAGTGTGATGAAGACGATGGATTAGATACTGCAACATTGTTCACTTTGTTGGACGATTTAAAAAGAATAGGCACGATTGAAATTAATTTTACTGGTGGAGAACCTTTATTAAAGAGAAGATGTATAGAAATATTTGAAAGGGCTAAATCAATAGGGTTTGGCCTGTCCCTTAATACCAATGGTTCACTAATAAATGAAAAAAACTATAGACAATTCTCTGAGCTGTTTTCGAGAATTGAGATAAGTTTGCACTCTGGAATCGAAAGCGAACATGATCAAATCGTACAGAGAACTGGAGCATGGAAAAAGACAGTTCATGCAATTAAATTGTTGACAGAAGCAAACGTGAAAGTGTTGATGAAATGTGTACTCACTCAAGAAACCCTTAACTCATTGAATTCATTAAACTTGTTATCCAAATCGCTTGGAGTCGAACTAGTAGTTGATTATAACATTACTTCAACATACAGCGGGAATACAAAACCTTTGCAATATAAATTAACAAATGAACAGATTTCCAAGTTAATAGAAACGGACAAATCAGTGGTTTATAAAGTATCTGATGATTATATAGAAGAAAATTATAAAAAAAGAAAACTTTCTGATGGCATCTGCCGGGCTGGAAGAACATCAGCTTTTATTGATGCTGAAGGAAATGTATTTCCATGTATTATTTTTAAAGATACAAGTGTGCCGGAAAACAGCGGTGGTTACACCGAGAACATTAGAACAAAACCGTTTGAAAACATTTGGAGGGACAATTCCTTATTTCATGAGATCCGTACTTTATCTGCGGCTGATTTTGATAAATGTTTAAGTTGTGAAATAGATAATGATTAG
- a CDS encoding ABC transporter ATP-binding protein: MLKQLAKIFRIAMDSSPGSLLIIIISSAAGFLYPAVSTRILSSIFHEFSNTALLNLHKIYFFMVLFIAIYILKTILQSIAGLFVSIGIYEKLGYQLNIYIGEKCTKLPFISMETPEILNKLNRAKDCVTRAVIPQLIMITISVFSSFISVLLVITLLASYSLWFIPISLLSVLPYLIARIIRGKEFYYLKWFQAPKQRSLDYFWSLFNNKQAVKEMRVNGSGDYLAEKWTYYRDAVLSQEWNFRRKDSLTLLVCDFLRALGYLTSIFFAYRLVIHHEITIGLFGACIAAFAIVQDQTRSFLVELGRFKEHLLFSKDYLDFLELEEEVEGIAQIKGDFNQIIMDNVSFLYPNSTDYALKNVSLQIHKGEKLAIVGKNGSGKTTLAKLIMGMYSSSSGSIYYNGTDLKAINKTSYYSLISSIWQDFVTYKLTIRENIAISKTQKMDSDEAILNVVNMMGMEKLVRENGLDTPIGSEFGGIELSGGDNQRLGLARTMFRDSSMVVLDEPTSAMDPTFESEVLEKFLEISEKKTSLVISHRLGLCRVVDRIIVMNNGEIVGIGTHKELLENNAEYIKLYTAQEQWYH; encoded by the coding sequence ATGTTAAAGCAGCTGGCTAAAATATTTAGAATAGCAATGGACTCTTCGCCCGGATCGCTTTTGATTATTATAATTAGTTCGGCAGCCGGTTTCTTATATCCCGCTGTCTCAACCAGGATTTTGTCATCGATCTTTCATGAGTTTAGCAACACGGCTTTGTTAAATCTGCATAAAATTTATTTTTTCATGGTGCTATTTATAGCGATTTATATCCTGAAAACCATCCTTCAGAGTATCGCTGGGTTATTTGTGTCTATTGGGATTTACGAGAAACTGGGATATCAGCTTAATATTTATATAGGCGAAAAGTGTACGAAGCTTCCTTTTATCAGCATGGAAACACCTGAGATATTAAATAAGTTAAATAGAGCAAAAGATTGTGTAACGAGAGCGGTAATTCCGCAATTAATTATGATTACAATCAGCGTATTCTCCAGTTTCATCTCGGTGCTTCTTGTAATCACTCTGTTAGCATCCTATAGCTTATGGTTTATTCCAATCTCCTTGCTTAGCGTGCTTCCTTATTTAATAGCCAGAATTATCCGGGGTAAAGAATTTTACTATTTGAAATGGTTTCAGGCCCCCAAGCAGAGATCCCTGGATTATTTCTGGAGTCTGTTCAATAATAAGCAGGCTGTAAAAGAAATGCGGGTTAACGGCAGCGGTGATTACTTGGCTGAGAAGTGGACTTATTATCGTGATGCTGTGTTGAGTCAAGAGTGGAATTTCAGAAGGAAAGATAGTCTGACTTTACTGGTGTGCGATTTTCTCAGGGCACTTGGATACTTGACCAGCATATTTTTTGCCTACAGACTTGTTATCCATCATGAGATAACAATCGGACTGTTCGGTGCGTGTATTGCTGCTTTTGCAATAGTGCAAGACCAGACAAGATCTTTCCTGGTGGAATTAGGCCGTTTTAAAGAACACTTGTTGTTCTCGAAAGACTATCTTGATTTCTTGGAATTGGAGGAAGAGGTTGAGGGCATAGCACAAATAAAAGGAGATTTTAATCAAATTATTATGGACAATGTTTCTTTTCTATACCCGAATAGTACAGATTATGCTCTGAAAAATGTGAGCCTACAAATACACAAAGGAGAAAAGCTGGCAATAGTCGGAAAAAACGGGAGCGGGAAAACCACCCTGGCAAAATTAATCATGGGGATGTATTCATCCAGCAGCGGCAGCATTTATTACAATGGAACGGATCTGAAGGCTATCAATAAAACAAGTTATTATTCCCTCATTTCTTCTATATGGCAGGATTTTGTTACCTACAAACTTACCATCAGAGAGAATATTGCGATTAGTAAGACTCAAAAAATGGATAGCGATGAGGCTATTTTAAATGTTGTGAACATGATGGGGATGGAGAAGCTTGTCAGAGAAAACGGATTGGATACCCCTATCGGAAGTGAATTTGGCGGGATTGAGTTATCGGGTGGAGACAATCAGCGGCTTGGATTGGCCAGAACGATGTTCCGGGATAGTTCAATGGTTGTTCTGGACGAACCAACTTCTGCTATGGACCCGACATTCGAATCGGAAGTGCTGGAGAAATTCCTGGAAATTTCAGAGAAGAAAACATCCTTGGTTATTTCTCATAGACTGGGGCTATGCAGAGTGGTGGACAGGATTATCGTCATGAATAATGGTGAAATTGTGGGAATCGGGACTCATAAAGAACTGCTTGAGAACAATGCTGAATACATAAAACTCTATACAGCTCAAGAACAGTGGTATCACTAG
- a CDS encoding ABC transporter ATP-binding protein, with amino-acid sequence MKLQLLRYCLDPIKIMIKFCKAHAILKIILLMVSAILAPLSFLLTEDLIDSVSELYKGNAGYTHVGLNLVLLLITILTISLCTSMEGYLNINFDRLLLKNWTPVVLNKYKQLKYSCFEDQETQDIIFQMSDHPSESIKNSFLNITQIGSSLLSLVLLNLVFAKVSVWLSVLCFLFTVPMLFLNYRAMTILDSLFYKQSAEDRKLGYLLGLLTTKSSLSELKLFCAVEYIVNQWGGIRSKVYKERVGANVKSQKLIFINTLCVMAWTVLIIITLVNYMYNGLITLGLFVALMGSLNSIISISEQVSWEYSEYSRNVLKTKYYKRFMSLPESEESADFKKERCFNNPEICFNDVYFSYPQSQKPILQGVSLTIRHNERIAIVGKNGAGKSTLIKLLCGLYQPDRGEITINGIALSNLSQHEISALFSVVFQDFMKYSLTVRENIALGNITKIHNDAAIDKALGQAETMGFLKLSGKGLNTPLGKLEDDGIDLSGGEWQRITLARALFADSSFIILDEPTASLDPVAESELYQSLSLVIKEKGSIMISHRLASAKLADKIFVIDDGRICEEGNHDELIAKQGIYAEMFRAQAKWYDMDRTSLRVGY; translated from the coding sequence ATGAAGCTGCAATTACTACGATATTGTCTGGACCCGATAAAAATCATGATAAAGTTTTGTAAAGCTCATGCCATACTCAAAATAATTTTGTTAATGGTGTCAGCGATTTTGGCTCCGTTAAGCTTTTTGCTAACAGAAGATCTAATCGACAGTGTATCTGAATTATACAAAGGCAATGCGGGTTACACCCACGTGGGTCTGAACCTGGTGCTACTACTTATCACTATTTTGACAATCTCCCTTTGTACGTCGATGGAGGGTTACCTCAATATAAATTTTGATAGATTATTATTGAAAAACTGGACACCGGTCGTATTGAACAAGTATAAGCAGCTCAAATACAGTTGTTTTGAAGATCAAGAAACGCAGGATATTATTTTTCAAATGAGTGACCATCCTAGTGAAAGTATCAAAAACAGTTTTCTTAATATCACGCAGATAGGCAGTTCTCTGCTTTCACTGGTACTACTAAATCTGGTATTTGCAAAGGTTTCTGTCTGGTTGTCAGTACTTTGTTTTTTATTCACGGTTCCCATGCTTTTTCTAAACTATAGAGCTATGACTATCCTCGACAGCCTTTTCTACAAACAATCTGCCGAAGATCGGAAGTTGGGATATTTGTTAGGGTTGTTGACTACTAAATCTTCCCTTTCTGAACTCAAATTATTTTGTGCGGTAGAATATATCGTTAATCAATGGGGAGGGATCAGAAGTAAAGTTTATAAAGAGAGGGTGGGCGCCAATGTAAAATCTCAAAAACTTATCTTTATCAATACTTTATGTGTTATGGCTTGGACGGTGCTAATTATTATTACCTTAGTAAATTATATGTACAACGGACTCATTACTTTAGGGCTTTTTGTAGCTTTAATGGGCTCTCTCAATTCGATTATCAGTATATCTGAGCAGGTCTCCTGGGAATATTCCGAATACTCCCGAAATGTATTGAAGACAAAGTACTATAAGCGTTTTATGTCTTTGCCTGAAAGTGAAGAGAGCGCTGATTTCAAAAAAGAGAGGTGTTTCAATAATCCTGAAATTTGTTTTAATGATGTCTACTTTTCATATCCCCAATCTCAAAAACCGATTCTGCAAGGTGTGTCTCTGACGATAAGACATAATGAGAGAATTGCAATTGTCGGTAAAAATGGTGCTGGAAAGTCTACGCTAATTAAGCTGTTGTGCGGGCTTTATCAACCTGATAGGGGGGAGATCACCATTAATGGTATAGCGCTTTCAAACTTGAGTCAGCATGAGATTTCTGCTCTTTTCAGCGTCGTCTTCCAGGATTTTATGAAATACAGTTTAACTGTACGGGAGAATATAGCCTTAGGGAATATTACAAAAATCCATAACGATGCAGCTATAGATAAGGCCTTGGGACAGGCTGAAACAATGGGATTCCTTAAGCTTTCTGGGAAAGGACTGAACACGCCTTTAGGGAAGCTGGAGGATGACGGCATAGACCTATCTGGAGGCGAGTGGCAGCGGATTACTCTAGCCAGAGCACTTTTCGCGGATTCTTCATTTATCATACTAGATGAGCCAACAGCGTCTTTGGATCCGGTTGCAGAAAGTGAACTTTATCAATCTCTTTCTTTAGTTATAAAAGAAAAAGGTTCGATCATGATCTCACATCGCTTGGCAAGTGCCAAATTGGCAGACAAAATCTTTGTTATAGATGATGGGCGGATCTGCGAAGAAGGCAACCATGATGAGTTAATCGCCAAACAGGGAATTTATGCTGAAATGTTCAGAGCTCAGGCGAAATGGTATGACATGGATAGAACCTCTTTGAGAGTGGGCTACTAA
- a CDS encoding SAM-dependent methyltransferase, producing the protein MKKNKKSCIVIDKLISENWFDSLKEAKKWIILGRVLVNDELILSVNDKVPVDGTVRIKRYYQRKYVNKGGLKLAGALRDFGIDVNGKVVMDCGASTGGFTDCLIQNGAKLVYAVDVGCGQIAGKLLFDKKIVNMEKTNLADKVLLSLFPSPEVITLDLSYLSLKYALPLCREIIGDCGTVIALIKPLFEVASSDIRRSGEFDSIDTIRDILTDLCNHFIEDYEIIAITNSQVTGNNGTLEFFIYLEWGNNFSKHSF; encoded by the coding sequence ATGAAGAAAAATAAAAAAAGTTGTATTGTCATTGATAAATTAATTTCAGAAAATTGGTTTGATAGCTTGAAAGAGGCAAAAAAATGGATAATATTAGGTCGAGTTTTGGTTAACGATGAATTAATACTAAGTGTTAACGACAAAGTTCCTGTAGATGGAACAGTAAGAATTAAAAGGTATTATCAAAGAAAGTATGTAAATAAAGGAGGCTTAAAATTAGCAGGCGCATTACGTGATTTTGGAATTGATGTAAATGGAAAAGTGGTAATGGATTGCGGAGCTTCTACTGGCGGGTTTACTGATTGCCTGATACAAAATGGAGCAAAGCTTGTTTATGCTGTTGATGTAGGGTGCGGTCAAATAGCAGGGAAACTACTATTCGATAAAAAAATAGTGAATATGGAAAAAACCAATCTTGCTGACAAAGTTCTGCTTTCGTTATTCCCTTCTCCAGAAGTAATCACCTTAGACTTGTCATACCTTTCATTAAAATATGCCCTGCCATTATGTAGAGAAATCATAGGGGATTGCGGAACTGTAATTGCTTTAATTAAACCTCTGTTTGAAGTAGCATCTTCTGATATACGCAGAAGCGGGGAATTCGACAGTATCGATACCATCCGTGATATATTAACCGATTTATGTAATCACTTTATCGAAGACTATGAGATAATTGCTATTACCAATAGTCAAGTTACAGGGAATAATGGTACATTAGAATTTTTTATTTATTTGGAATGGGGAAATAATTTTAGTAAGCACTCATTTTAA
- a CDS encoding discoidin domain-containing protein, whose product MRNKYVTWSLVVTLLISTLFMAAGPLTRSSAAGGPNLALNKIITASGQSQNYAPDNVKDSNQNTYWESANDAFPGWIQVDLGALTSIDQLVLKLPVNWEARTQTLAVQGSTNGSTFTDIVASAAYVFNPAVANNSATVNFTAASTRYVRLLFSANTAWPAGQLSELEIYGASSPTSAPTAGPTASPVPAGTYEAEAAALSGGAKMNTDHAGYSGTGFVDGYLTQGPATTFTVNVPAAGTRNVTLKYANASGSDKTISIYVNGVKQRQTTLPNLANWDTWSTKAEALPLNAGSNSIAYKYDAGDTGNVNLDLITVAAAIISTPAPSPTVAPTTAPTPTPVTTPAPTATVAPTSAPTPAPTATPVTTPTVSPGGNIAIGKAISASSNTQNFIAGNANDNNTATYWEGSGNPSTLTLDLGANHNITSIVLKLNPAAEWATRTQNIQVLGHNQNSTTFSNLVAAQNYTFNLASGNTVTIPVTATVKRLQLAIAANSGAPGGQIAEFQVYGTPATNPDLTITGMSWTPASPVETSAVTLNTVVKNSGTAAAAATTVNFYLNNELAGSAPVAALAAGASASVSYNAGTLTAGTYPLSAKVDEAGQIIEQNESNNSYTNASPLVVAPVSSSDLTGTTSWSPGTPAAGSNVAFTVSLKNQGNLASAGGAHGITVALKNAAGSTVQTFTGSYTGVIAAGATVQVSLPGTWSAVNGNYTVTTTIAADANEVTTKQANNVNTVNLVVYALRGASVPYSRYDTQDATRGGSAALKSAPNFDQMLTASEASGQSYVALPSNGAYAQWTVRAGQGGAGVTMRFTMPDSADGMGLTGALDVYVNGTKAKTIPLTSYYSWQYFSGDQPGDAPSAGRPLFRFDEVHWKMDTPLQPGDTIRIQKNNGDSLEYGVDFLEIEPVPAAIARPANSVSVTDYGAVAGDGQDDLAAFNSAVTAAVTSGKSLYIPAGTFNLSSMWVIGSVSNMINNFTVTGAGYWHTNLQFTNPNAAGGGISFRVQGKLDFSNVYMNSNLRSRYNQNAIYKGLMDNFGNNSVIHDVWIEHFECGMWVGDYARTPAIFANNLLVENSRIRNNLADGINYSQGTSNSTVRNTNVRNNGDDGLAVWPSNTFGAPDGVNNTFSYNTIENNWRAGAIGIFGGSGHKADHNYIIDTVGGSGIRLNTTFPGAHFNNNTGMIFSDTTIINSGTSRDLYDGERGAIDLEASSDPIKNVTFTNIDIINTQRDAIQFGYGGGFSGIVFNNININGTGLDGVTTSRFSGAHKGAAIYTYTGNGSATFNNLTTSNIAYPSLYYIQSGFGLLIQ is encoded by the coding sequence ATGCGCAACAAGTATGTTACATGGTCGCTTGTAGTTACGCTGCTTATCTCAACGCTATTCATGGCGGCTGGACCGCTTACCCGTTCGTCGGCAGCGGGCGGACCGAATCTTGCACTTAACAAAATCATTACCGCCAGCGGGCAATCCCAGAATTATGCGCCGGATAACGTTAAGGACAGCAATCAGAATACGTATTGGGAGAGCGCAAATGATGCTTTTCCAGGGTGGATTCAGGTCGATCTGGGTGCGCTCACCAGTATTGACCAGCTTGTATTGAAGTTACCAGTCAACTGGGAGGCGCGGACGCAGACACTGGCGGTACAGGGCAGTACGAACGGCTCTACCTTCACGGATATCGTCGCTTCAGCCGCATATGTCTTCAATCCTGCGGTGGCGAACAACAGTGCCACGGTGAACTTCACCGCTGCCAGCACGCGTTATGTCCGTCTGTTGTTCAGTGCGAATACTGCTTGGCCTGCGGGCCAATTGTCCGAGCTTGAAATCTACGGTGCCAGCAGCCCAACTTCTGCACCTACAGCGGGGCCTACTGCATCGCCTGTGCCAGCGGGCACCTATGAAGCAGAGGCTGCCGCATTATCCGGCGGGGCGAAAATGAACACAGATCATGCGGGATACTCTGGCACGGGATTCGTAGACGGTTATCTAACCCAAGGTCCGGCCACCACCTTCACGGTAAATGTGCCTGCGGCGGGTACACGGAATGTTACGCTGAAGTATGCCAATGCAAGCGGAAGCGACAAGACGATCAGCATCTACGTGAACGGAGTTAAGCAGCGCCAGACCACCTTGCCGAACCTGGCGAACTGGGACACCTGGAGCACGAAGGCTGAAGCCCTCCCGTTGAATGCTGGCAGTAATAGCATTGCTTACAAATACGATGCAGGGGATACGGGCAATGTCAATTTGGATCTAATTACGGTAGCAGCTGCAATCATCTCCACGCCCGCACCTTCACCTACAGTAGCTCCAACAACTGCCCCTACACCAACGCCGGTAACTACCCCGGCCCCTACAGCTACGGTGGCACCAACTTCCGCACCAACACCAGCACCGACAGCAACACCGGTGACTACACCAACGGTGTCCCCTGGAGGGAACATCGCCATTGGTAAGGCGATCAGTGCATCCTCCAACACACAGAATTTCATTGCCGGTAATGCCAACGATAACAACACGGCTACTTACTGGGAAGGCAGCGGGAATCCCAGCACCCTTACGCTTGACCTTGGAGCCAATCATAATATCACTTCGATTGTGCTGAAGCTGAATCCGGCGGCCGAATGGGCAACCCGGACGCAGAATATTCAAGTCCTGGGACACAATCAGAATTCAACAACCTTCAGCAATCTGGTTGCCGCCCAGAACTATACCTTCAATCTGGCATCAGGCAACACGGTGACTATCCCCGTGACAGCAACCGTTAAGCGGCTTCAGCTTGCTATCGCCGCCAACTCCGGTGCGCCCGGAGGACAAATTGCCGAATTCCAGGTATACGGTACACCGGCAACGAACCCGGATCTGACGATCACCGGCATGAGCTGGACACCTGCTTCTCCGGTGGAGACCAGCGCAGTGACCCTGAATACTGTGGTGAAGAACAGCGGTACAGCCGCAGCCGCAGCGACGACTGTCAATTTCTATCTGAACAACGAGCTGGCGGGTTCGGCACCGGTAGCGGCTTTGGCAGCAGGAGCTTCGGCATCCGTCTCCTACAATGCAGGGACGCTAACAGCCGGAACTTATCCGCTTAGTGCTAAGGTAGATGAGGCGGGCCAGATTATTGAGCAGAACGAAAGCAACAACAGCTATACGAATGCTTCGCCGCTGGTGGTTGCGCCTGTCTCCAGCTCCGACCTGACCGGAACGACCTCCTGGTCACCAGGAACACCGGCTGCGGGGAGTAACGTGGCCTTCACCGTCAGTCTCAAAAATCAGGGCAATCTTGCTTCCGCAGGCGGGGCCCATGGTATAACTGTAGCCTTGAAGAATGCCGCAGGCTCTACCGTGCAGACCTTCACAGGCTCCTACACCGGCGTAATTGCAGCCGGGGCTACGGTCCAAGTGTCTCTCCCCGGCACCTGGAGTGCAGTGAACGGCAATTATACGGTCACTACAACCATTGCCGCAGATGCCAATGAGGTAACAACCAAGCAGGCAAACAACGTGAACACTGTGAACCTGGTTGTATACGCTCTGCGCGGAGCAAGTGTACCCTACAGCCGGTATGACACGCAGGATGCGACCCGCGGCGGTTCAGCGGCGCTGAAATCGGCACCGAATTTCGATCAGATGCTAACCGCTTCGGAGGCTTCGGGCCAGAGCTATGTAGCCCTGCCGTCTAACGGAGCTTATGCACAGTGGACAGTGAGAGCGGGGCAAGGCGGTGCCGGAGTCACGATGAGATTCACGATGCCGGATTCGGCAGACGGAATGGGTCTTACCGGTGCGCTTGACGTATACGTGAATGGAACCAAGGCCAAAACCATCCCGTTAACCTCCTATTACTCCTGGCAGTACTTCTCCGGCGACCAGCCTGGTGATGCACCAAGTGCCGGACGCCCGTTGTTCCGCTTCGATGAAGTTCACTGGAAGATGGATACACCACTTCAGCCTGGTGACACGATCCGTATTCAGAAGAACAACGGAGACAGCCTTGAATACGGGGTGGATTTCCTGGAGATTGAACCTGTACCGGCAGCCATTGCCCGTCCGGCCAACTCAGTGTCGGTCACCGATTACGGCGCAGTGGCAGGAGACGGACAGGACGATCTTGCCGCCTTCAACAGTGCGGTTACAGCCGCCGTCACCAGCGGAAAATCTCTCTATATTCCGGCTGGAACTTTTAATCTGAGCAGCATGTGGGTCATTGGCTCGGTCAGCAATATGATCAACAACTTCACGGTCACCGGTGCAGGCTACTGGCACACCAATCTGCAATTTACGAATCCCAATGCAGCTGGCGGGGGCATCTCCTTCCGTGTTCAAGGCAAGCTGGATTTCAGCAACGTCTATATGAACTCGAATCTGAGATCCCGGTACAACCAGAATGCTATCTATAAAGGCCTGATGGATAACTTCGGCAACAATTCGGTCATCCATGACGTATGGATTGAGCATTTTGAGTGCGGTATGTGGGTGGGGGATTATGCGCGGACGCCGGCGATTTTTGCGAACAATCTGCTTGTCGAGAACAGCCGTATCCGTAACAATCTGGCGGACGGCATTAACTACTCCCAGGGAACCAGCAACTCTACCGTCCGCAATACCAATGTGCGCAATAACGGGGACGATGGTCTGGCCGTGTGGCCGAGCAACACCTTTGGTGCACCGGATGGTGTGAATAACACGTTCTCATACAATACGATTGAGAATAACTGGCGTGCTGGCGCTATCGGCATCTTCGGGGGCAGTGGTCACAAGGCGGATCACAACTACATCATCGACACGGTGGGCGGCTCCGGTATCCGGCTGAATACGACCTTTCCGGGAGCGCATTTCAACAACAACACAGGGATGATTTTCTCGGATACGACGATTATTAACAGCGGCACCAGCCGTGACCTGTATGACGGGGAACGCGGCGCGATTGATCTCGAAGCTTCGAGTGATCCGATCAAGAATGTAACCTTCACCAACATCGACATCATCAACACCCAGCGGGATGCGATCCAGTTCGGGTACGGTGGCGGCTTCTCGGGTATCGTATTCAACAACATTAACATCAACGGCACAGGTCTCGATGGAGTGACAACTTCCAGGTTCTCCGGCGCCCATAAGGGAGCGGCAATCTACACGTATACCGGCAACGGCTCGGCGACCTTCAACAACCTGACGACCAGCAATATTGCATATCCAAGTCTGTATTATATTCAGAGCGGGTTTGGGCTGTTGATTCAGTAG